Within the Miscanthus floridulus cultivar M001 chromosome 2, ASM1932011v1, whole genome shotgun sequence genome, the region tggggCGAGCTCGgtttcgcccgagggctgagggatagactccgccttgcccgacgcctttggggcgagCTCGgtttcgcccgagggctgagggatagactccgcctcgcccgaccccggaggggcgggctcggtcttggccaagagataaggactggcCTCCACTTCACCCGACGGccaggaacgagcctcgccctgctcggTATCTAAAGACtgatttcatcttacctgacaacttctccccgttccctcatggtgatgggtacagggagaagacaagacgttcgggtcaaccatggctccaagaaccataccctgcgccctggcaggaagagtactaccagggaacgacgggacaggtgctttagacccttccaggcgccgcagagcccgaaaggtatttcaggtgcgtgcccctcgccctgtagagttgtaggcgccgccttcagctctgggacacgaaacccgacgaagatatacgacaaccgctacgctctagaaaaggatttgctatctccacgaacgacggatattccgtcaccacgttATGGCCCCAAGGGAGCTGTGCCCACTTcctgacccctcgtccctccgacgaagactcataggaaccagaaggcgtgtggagcaaggctgagggtgactcataagtcaaaaccactgtactgcagcccataccctgcgcagagcagcattctgtaaccaacctgacattctacagaggcatcgatagtattgtaggcgcttatcttccttcgcactcatcagaatgaaggccgggtagacgtgagccacaagactaagtaaaATACGCATCCTAAAGcactcacccttgtaaagccagccccttcatctataaaaggtgaTGCGCTTCCTCCACCAAAAGGGATCGATCTTTAACGGGATAGCACACAAcactcacacagtcaagctgcgatcaagctcttggcctcctttcaaccctttcatcagagacttgggaccagtccctgtctcaatcgtttgtaccccctactacgaaccactttcggcgctaataacacgagcagcaacaaactggacgaagggacattcggcccgaaccagtataaattttgtgtcctttagcgcaccatccgagcctaacgcgcattactataaatttacttgccggtgcttgtacgaaacaccgacacgccCCTTTCTTCCTCCTCCATCCCCATTGCTACCACTATCGTGTCTACCGCCTCCAAGCCATCCTCGCGCCTTATCCACACCACCAGCACCTTCGCCTCGGTCCCTTGCTCACGCTCGTAGTTTGAGTTCGAACCAGGAAGCTAGGGTCCGCCGCCGGTGCCATTGCCATGGCCGTCAGCAAAGCAGCTCCCGCCgctcccttctctcctcctccTTAGCCGAACCGAGCTTGCCTCACCTTTTCCATCACCCCGCGTGCGTTGTCATCAACCGAACCCGAGCCGGGACACGGGAGCCGCCGTGCGCTGTCATTCCCAATCGCCGGTACGACCATTGCCGCCATTCCACCAACTCGCGTGGCCTAAGGCCTGCAAACACGTTTGAGCAAGCCGCGAGCCTCATCGGGCCCACGCGAGCCCCCGTCGTGCCCTAGCTCCGCTCGCCACGGGCGACCACCCCTATCACCGGCCAGCCTAGATCGGCCAGAACGGCGAGCTCTCGCGCCTCCTCTGCTCTTGTGCTTGGTTGCATGCACGTGCTACATTGCCGGTGGATTGGACAGGAGCTGCGTCATCTCGCCAACGAGTCTCGCCGCCTCGCTGCCGTCGCCTGGATTGCGCGAGTGGCAGCTAGGGTTCAGCTTCGCAACCGCGCGGTGAAGGGGAAAAAGTGGCGGTCGCGCGCAGATGTTAAAAAAGAGCACGGTCGAGCGGTTCTGAGTGCGTAGACACGGAAAAAATATGcgagggcaatttggtcatttgCCACTTTTAGCTCCCATTAGTGGGGCTGGAACAGCTAAAGAGATAATGAGGTTTACATTAGCTAGGAGCACTTTTAGCTGATTTTAGTTGGCTATTTCAATCCACCACAGCTAAATTTAGTCCACTAAATATTAGTTGGTGGATCCAAACAGTGGCTGACTCAAGCCAGCTCATACCATTTTTTCGTTACAAAAGGGAAAGCCGGCACATGATTAACGTTTTCCGGTGCGATTTTTCTCAAAACCCAAACCAAACTCTGCCGCTACTGCAACGTATAGCTGTGCGTGGCAACCCGAGGATGAGAAGATCACTACCGCTTGTTTTGCGTGGCAAAATGGTCGGGCATTCGAGCAAAGAACCAGAGGGTACAATAAAACCTCCGTGACAAGATCTACGTGCCACTCTGGTGCATGCTCAAGACGAAGGTAAGTTTGACGCTTACCGGAGAATGCTTGGGGTAAATTCCTGATGCTTGACTGCCTTGAAGATTGCCAGTGGGGTAAACAGATAAACTCCAGAGGCACGGCACCATCAACTACTGATGAGTGATGACATGACGACTGCATCTTCAAGAAGCAACAATGTAGATAACCCAGTGGCAAAGCGAAGGAATTAACCAAGTCTTACAACATCAGGTGTTGTAAACTACACAATGACAGATAGTTCGGAAACCAACAGACTCAAATATCAGAACGAGACACTCATGGCAGATCACGGGATAAGAGCAGCGCGCAGGCCTGACGACGCCGCACCAGCAAGCTTCTAGTACTCGTcaccctcatcgccttcctcgccCTCATCAAACTCAGCACCCACCTCCTCGTAGTCCTCCTCGCTCGTGGGCGGCCTCGCGACTGGGCGGCGTCGCGAGCGCACAGGGAAACCCTCCCGGCCTCCTCGCTCGTGGATTATTTCTGCGTGGAAAACGAAGGGAAATGGGCTGCGAACTTCGGGTTAGTGGGCTTCAAAAAGCACCAAAATTTGGCCCGGGGGAGATTGGCTCAGAGAAATCGCAGGGATCCCGTCGGGAATTTGGGCTGCCAAAGTAGCCCTCATAGAGTCATAGTGATATAGAATCCCATTAAAATCTCCCGGAGCCAGCCAAGGGAGAGCCAAGCTAGCGTTCAAAAGAGCGCATTGCTTCCCATGTTCGGTGTTTGTGTTCCCAGGTAGGCTCCCCATAAATCCCAGTTAACCTCCAATCTCCTTCATCCCGAATAATAACATTAATATAATACTGTGAAACACCTTTGCACTGAATCACTATTTCTTTCTTCCAAAGCATCAACAAAGCACCGCTGCGGCCATTACTTTCATAAATGATCGCAGCCGAGTCTCTTCAAATTTTCTGCCGCCTTTCCCAAATGAGACACCGCTTCCTTTGCTTGGCAGAACGGCAGACCAAGAAGCGGAGTAGCCTAAAACGGAGGGTGGAGGACCGGAAATCTGTCTGCTACTCGTGTTCAGGATATTCACTCTGTAACCGACGTACGCTTACAAGAGGCTCGATGCATCAAACGATACACAccaatgatgacaagaccacacGACAGCTAGACAGTCATCCAACTAGATTACGCCGATGACACAAGACGAACCAGGCGATAAACGAAGTGCATCTCAGAGATCAAGCACCAATATAGACAACAACGATTCTTAATAACCCAGTAGCAAAGCAGGGGAATTAACCACAAGTCTTACAACATCAGGTGTTGTAAACCAAACAACGACAGAAAAGTTCAGAACCAACAGACACACAAACACGATACAACGAGCCACTCTGGGCAGATCACGGGATAATTGCAGCAAACAGGTCCGACGCTGTGGCACCAGAAAGCTTCTAGTACTCATCACCCTCGTCGCCATCCTCACCCTCTTCGAACTCAGCACCGACCTCCTCGTAGTCCTTCTCCAACGCAGCCAGGTCCTCACGGGCCTCAGAGAACTCGCCCTCCTCCATACCCTCACCTACGTACCAGTGCACGAAGGCACGCTTGGCGTACATCAGGTCGAACTTGTGGTCGATGCGGGAGAACACCTCCACAACACTGGTGGAGTTGGAGATCATGCACACGGCACGCTGCACCTTGGCCAGGTCACCACCGGGCACCACGCTAGGAGGCTGGTAGTTGATGCCGCACTTGAAGCCAGTTGGGCACCAGTCCACAAACTGGATGGTGCGCTTGGTCTTGATGGTGGCCACAGCAGCATTCACGTCCTTAGGGACCACATCACCACGGTACATGAGGCAGCAGGCCATGTACTTGCCATGGCGGGGGTCGCACTTGGCCATCATGGACGATGGCTCGAAGGCACTGTTCGTGATCTCCGCCACGGACAGCTGCTCGTGGTAGGCCTTCTCAGCGGAGATAACTGGAGCATAGGAGGAAAGCATGAAGTGGATCCTCGGGTAGGGCACCAGGTTGGTCTGGAACTCATTCACATCCACATTAAGAGCACCATCGAACCTCAGGGAGGCAGTCAGGGATGAGATGACCTGAACAACATCAGTAACAGCTGATGGTTAGAGACAAAAGCCCAGATTTCAGAACGTTTACCTGGCAGAATGCAAAGGCAGACCAAGACAGTACCTGGGACACAAGCCTGTTGAGGTTGGTGTAGGTTGGGCGCTCGATGTCAAGGGAGCGGCGGCAGATGTCGTAGATGGCCTCATTGTCGAGAAGGACAGCGACATCAGTGTGCTCGAGGAGAGAGTGGGTGGACAGGACACTGTTGTATGGCTCAACCACCGAGGTAGAGACCTGGGGGGATGGGTACACAGTGAACCCAAGCTTGGACTTCTTGCCGTAATCAACAGACAGGCGCTCCAAAAGGAGGGAACCAAGTCCAGAGCCAGTTCCTCCACCAACAGCGTTGAAGACAAGGAAGCCCTGGAGACCAGTGCAGTTATCGGCAAGCTTCCTGATGCGGTCAAGGCACAGGTCAACAATCTCCTTGCCAACTGCAAGAGAAGCAAATCAAGTTTAAGTAAGATGTTCATTACAGAGGGAATATATCTGGGACCCATGTAAACTGAAGATCAGATCAGATTACTTACTGGTGTAGTGACCACGGGCGAAGTTGTTGGCTGCATCCTCCTTGCCACTGATGAGCTGCTCTGGGTGGAAGAGCTGGCGGTAGGAGCCAGTCCTCACCTCATCGATGACAGTGGGCTCAAGGTCAACAAACACAGCACGGGGGACGTGCTTCCCAGCGCCAGTCTCACTGAAGAAGGTGTTGAAAGCATCATCACCTCCCCCAATGGTCTTGTCACCAGGCATCTGGCCATCAGCCTGAATAGAATACAAACATAGCATCCTTATTTATGCAAATTACAAAAGGAGGCCATATGATTCAAATGCAGTCAGTGTAAAATTGCATGCCACCTACGCTAGTACACCAGGCAGACGCATAATCTTCAAGGTAACACGTGCCTGAATGACCATGTTTCAAACCATGATTACATAATACAGAATGCCAGTCTCTATCCCATTTCTAACAGATCTAAACAAGAAGAAGCAATTGGATTAAGGTGCCTAAGCCTGATGTGTATTAATCTTTTGCAGATCTAATAACAATACGAATAGATGTACATCAAATTAACATACTGTACTCTGCATGTGTACATCAAGGGTCTACATATAAACAGGCAATACAAACTTGGCCTATGAATATTTACAGATCCAAAGTGACAGCGCATTTAAACTTTCAGAGCACTCAGGTCTACCACACGTATAGGCAAAAtcaatatataattactaaatttaCTGGATCAAGGAAAATAATGTGCAATATCGAGTGATTCCTATTCAAATACTCTATCCAAAATTACAGATAACAAATAATCGCGACCTCGATCAGACACCATTTCACCAGATCTACGGATCAGACCTAGCAAAGGCGGATCTGGGCAACCACCATCACATACAGCCAGATCCGTACAAATCTACCGATTTGAAATACTAATTCGTCTCCCGATTCAGTCCCGCCAGATCCAGCACACATCAGCGACGAAACTCACATACCGATTACAGACCTATGTCAACAGCGCGACAACGGAAGAGGAAATGGACGCATCGTTACCTGAATGCCATGCTCGAGGCAGTAGAGCTCCCAGCACGCGTTTCCGACCTGGATACCGGCCTGGCCGATGTGGATCGAGATGCACTCCCTCATGGTGTCGTCTGAAGGGTGGAGCGGCGGCGGGTGTCGGAAATGGGAGAAGGCAGAAAG harbors:
- the LOC136519393 gene encoding tubulin alpha-1 chain-like, with amino-acid sequence MRECISIHIGQAGIQVGNACWELYCLEHGIQADGQMPGDKTIGGGDDAFNTFFSETGAGKHVPRAVFVDLEPTVIDEVRTGSYRQLFHPEQLISGKEDAANNFARGHYTIGKEIVDLCLDRIRKLADNCTGLQGFLVFNAVGGGTGSGLGSLLLERLSVDYGKKSKLGFTVYPSPQVSTSVVEPYNSVLSTHSLLEHTDVAVLLDNEAIYDICRRSLDIERPTYTNLNRLVSQVISSLTASLRFDGALNVDVNEFQTNLVPYPRIHFMLSSYAPVISAEKAYHEQLSVAEITNSAFEPSSMMAKCDPRHGKYMACCLMYRGDVVPKDVNAAVATIKTKRTIQFVDWCPTGFKCGINYQPPSVVPGGDLAKVQRAVCMISNSTSVVEVFSRIDHKFDLMYAKRAFVHWYVGEGMEEGEFSEAREDLAALEKDYEEVGAEFEEGEDGDEGDEY